The Triticum dicoccoides isolate Atlit2015 ecotype Zavitan unplaced genomic scaffold, WEW_v2.0 scaffold176614, whole genome shotgun sequence DNA window TTTTATAGACGAGTACTACTCCTTGTTTGTTGTTGCCAAAATATGTATGATTCTTTATGGATCAGGAATGCGAGCATATCACTGTCCAAGTCCATCAAATTGATTCAGTGAAACACGCCTGCTATGGCTGCACTCGGCCTTTCACATGTATAACATACTAACATGACATGATGTGAAGATGCTGATTTTGCCGTTTTTAATTGCTTTCACTTTGCAAACTACGGTTTTGTCAGAGCAAGGTCTTATACCGTTATGTGGTTATTTATTATCCCTGCTTATTTTTGCACCAACAGTAGTATTCCATTTCGTAATCTGTGACAATACTTATTCGCTTCTCTTGTCAAATTTGCGTAGCTGTGCCGTGTGCATCCTTCTCAGACTTTGCTGTTGATGTGTCTCTGAGAAGGTCGATACTGTTGTGATGGTATTGTACCAGATTCCATATCAACCGAATGGACACTAGCAAAGAATCGGAAGAGGCATAGCATAAGTAGACTCAGAGCAGCAGACCAATGTTTTACCGAATAAGATGCACTGCAGAGCCTTGAACCATCATTGCATCCTGAATAAGAGGCAGAGCATACATGTATGTATGCATGTATGCGTGCAGTTTTCAGCAGAGGCTTGCTTTGTTACTACTGGTAGTAGTCAGTGTGATCTGTTTGCTGCTGCTGCTAGTACACATCTATATACATAGACTTATTTGTAGCCGAAGAATGCGCGCAAGCCACGCAAACTGAACATAAGACGTACATGCAGGATCAGGGCCGTGCGTGCTTTGTTTTACAGTTAAAAGTAGACCATTTTACTCCCGTCACTTGAAGAACAGAAGAAAAGGTATCGATCAAGTGTGAGATAAGATCATAGTTtcaaatagccggctatagccttttcagcagggtaccgctaaatggtcgccttcacaaatagcctgctatagcccgctatagctgaTTTCGAGGCCCGCAGCTATTTTCCATAgctcgctatttaaaacattggatAAGATGTGTCAACAAAAGAATCTGTTCCATGGTGCAGGAAGCTTTGAGCGCTACAGAATGGAATTTGTCCCATGGTTGCATTAAGCGGCATTAAAATAAACGATAAAATTTTCAGTTTCTTTAAAATTTTAGTTCAGGTAAGAATGCTGTCTGTGACTAGCAGGTAGCATGACTGAACATAAGATTAACACGGACGCCAGAGAGGGTTTGATCTCGACGGGGGAAGGCATAGACGCTGGCAACCTCTGGGTGGCGCACCACGGTGATGGAGGAATCTGAGCCGTAAGGGACGGCAGCCGCGAGAAAGCGCCGGCCGTCTCCAGGCCATTGCTCTTCTCATTGCTCCATCACTATATCCCGTCGTCTCCCCGGTCCAACTCTTACTACGGACAGAACTCCCAACGCTGCCTTAACGTCCTGGCATGCAATGGAGGCTTTCTCCTCCCGTTAATGAAGCCAGCTACCACTGAGCAGCTTCCGGTCCTTCTTCTCCGCCTCATGCCGAGTTTCAGCGCCGAAGAACGTCGTCAGGCCAGCTAATTAACTTCTCTCTTCTCTGTAATTTGCTCAGTACTGGAAAACTATATCAACTAATACGGATGTTAGTTCATCTCTTTTTTCATCACTAGCAGCCAACATGATCTGCTCTTACGTTGCAATAACTGGAATTCTAGCCCATGTGGACATATGAGCTGAAAAAGACAAATGGGGTATCATGCATGACCATGGTGAACCACAACTGTTGATCCCGCATTTTCTGTAAGCATCATGTACTAGGAACGCGTTACAGAACACGTATAGTGATCAGCACTCAGAAGAGTAACGGAACCAACAACATGATTAGTTCCGGAATTGATTGGGTTTATAAATAGCCTGACACTTGAGACATTTTTTTagaaaaaggaggatgacccccggcctctgcatctgggagatgcatacgaccactttattgattattctcgaggaccttacaaagtattacaacaatgtatctgaatccaccatcttggcaacatatgccgctactcctatccaatatgatgaaggggtgctagctgggccactacccaaaccactcacctaagcctaacatgaaaagccggaagccgaaactcattcggaagccccagccgagccacataccgggtctggggcacaatccggtcagacgcactcgtgtgtcgtcgccgccatcttccacaggtcttcagatcatattgaggcttctaccttgtctagccactctgccatcgacgtcaccatgacgccagacagcaacctcctcctgcgcgagtctagcaccgcgcatcgggcgccgagtctccactgcaccacgccgccgagatccgccgtcatcaatgtgcaggatgaagcaccgctccaccaaaaaaaCCGCCCACTGGTCCCTCGAACCCGTGTACGCCTCCAAGAATGACACTTGAGAGATGCCGCTAGACACATTACATATGGAGAACACAACTGTTGTACATACCAATTCATACAATATACTTTCATCACAACTTACAACACTCTCGGATATAGAGAGCAATCCGTAAAAAACGAAAGGTCTGGATGGAACACATAATTATTATCATTTTTTTTGCGAGAGGATTATTATCATTCATATAACAATAACATATATCTATACTTAAGTTTTACCTACTTTCCTCTTCAGATTGGCCCATCTCAGTACCACTGCCACATAAATCTTGTCCTGCAGCCCTTCCACAAATATGAAATAAGCAGTTCTCCATCTTTTTTTAAACAACATCACACAGAAGACCACCCAAAGGCCCATGATATACCCAACAGCCAAACCAAGGTAGAAGGATATATGATCGGATCCATCTCCATGATCTGCATGTGTAGGTCCACTTGAACTATTTCCTGTACAGTTGTTCGTCAAGGAGTAACCACATAAACCAATGTTTCCAATGTAGTCAGATGCGTCAAAAGTATGGAATTGATTTCCAGTTGGTATCTTTCCAGTCAGAGTGGTGTATGACATGTTCATATAGCTTAGAGAGGTGAGAGCAGTCATGCTTGAAGGGATCTCGCCTGAAAGCTCATTGTTTGACAGGTCAAGAGATTCCAATTGCATGAGTTTACCAATCTTCTCAGGGATAGCACCACTTAAGCTGTTCCACGAAAAGTTCAGACTTCTTAGTCCAGCAAGAGAACCAATCTCTGGAGGGATCACTCCGGTTAAACTGTTACATGACAAATCAAGAACCACCGTATCTGAGATTTCATAAAAAAATTCAAGTTGTTGACCTTTAGTATGAACAGGAACTCCTTCCCCCAAAAAGATATAAGCAAATACTCCGTTGTACAGATGAGGCCCTTGTCTGTGATCGATGGCATTATTAAGAACATAACTATATTGAGAAGTGCGGGCCATTGCACTCAAGTTAACTAATGATTCCGGCATGCTTCCTGAGAAGTTGTTGTGTGCAAGATCTATATACTGTAGCTCTTGAATATTTCCAATTTCAATGGGAATTTGGCCAGTAAACATATTGTACCGCAGACGTA harbors:
- the LOC119344625 gene encoding receptor-like protein EIX2 — translated: LALPHNKLTGPIPKWIWSLTELLVLDLEVNELNGVVTEDHLKSLRNLKILILGKTLLQIKVSPNWVRPFKLQAVLLDGLQIGPAFPSWLRSQTGLELLMIANASITTIPNWVWVAFSRAEVVDLSKNQITGTLPATMEFMAAELIILSNNRFTGAVPKFPRNIKGMYLSVNSLSGTLPSDFGAPLLQDLSLYSNSISGPIPSSLCSLTQLTLLDLSGNKLTGEVPNCKEDSNSTMHNLNMVNLNTNNLSGEFPVVFQSCPNLVFVDLSYNKFSGDLPVWMGVKLPYLALLRLRYNMFTGQIPIEIGNIQELQYIDLAHNNFSGSMPESLVNLSAMARTSQYSYVLNNAIDHRQGPHLYNGVFAYIFLGEGVPVHTKGQQLEFFYEISDTVVLDLSCNSLTGVIPPEIGSLAGLRSLNFSWNSLSGAIPEKIGKLMQLESLDLSNNELSGEIPSSMTALTSLSYMNMSYTTLTGKIPTGNQFHTFDASDYIGNIGLCGYSLTNNCTGNSSSGPTHADHGDGSDHISFYLGLAVGYIMGLWVVFCVMLFKKRWRTAYFIFVEGLQDKIYVAVVLRWANLKRKVGKT